A genomic window from Variovorax paradoxus includes:
- a CDS encoding efflux RND transporter periplasmic adaptor subunit has protein sequence MSGDKSATKSAKAPTANGGGGAPALVTLATAQKQDVPVTVQVNGSVVSLNSVDLRPQVTNTVSGVHVKEGQFVKSGQLLFTLDDRNDQANLARARAQQQKDEATMADLERQYKRSQDLVAQNFIAKSAADATLSQLEAQRAAVAADRAAVQSAQVALGYATLRAPIAGRIGAVNIYPGTLVQPTLSLVTITQLDPIAVSFPVPEGNLQDLLEAARSRSKVEAVVTGGKAPLSGTLDFVDNTVDPQIGTVRAKAVFANADQSLWPGQFVGTRITVRTLNGVTVVPAAALMMLSEGTSLYVVDEGKTATRRKVKTLHTFGTKVAVSGVEPGEQVVIEGSQNVRPGGKVRVDVKAPGTPAEPAAPANGTTGVTPGSAASSDGADIKPPKQERA, from the coding sequence CCGTGCAGGTCAACGGCAGCGTGGTGTCCCTCAACAGCGTCGACCTGCGCCCGCAGGTGACGAACACGGTGAGCGGGGTGCACGTGAAGGAGGGCCAGTTCGTCAAGTCCGGCCAACTGCTCTTCACGCTCGACGACCGCAACGACCAGGCCAACCTCGCCCGCGCCCGTGCACAGCAGCAAAAAGACGAGGCCACCATGGCCGACCTCGAGCGCCAGTACAAGCGCAGCCAGGACCTGGTGGCGCAGAACTTCATCGCCAAGAGCGCGGCCGACGCCACGCTCTCCCAGCTAGAAGCACAGCGCGCCGCCGTGGCCGCCGACCGCGCGGCCGTGCAGTCGGCGCAGGTGGCGCTGGGCTACGCCACGCTGCGCGCGCCCATTGCGGGGCGTATCGGCGCCGTCAACATCTACCCGGGCACGCTGGTGCAGCCAACGCTGTCGCTGGTCACCATCACGCAGCTCGACCCGATTGCCGTGAGCTTCCCGGTGCCGGAAGGCAACCTGCAAGACCTGCTGGAGGCCGCGCGCTCGCGTTCGAAGGTCGAGGCCGTCGTCACCGGCGGCAAGGCGCCGCTGAGCGGCACGCTCGACTTCGTCGACAACACCGTCGATCCGCAGATCGGCACGGTGCGCGCCAAGGCCGTGTTCGCCAACGCCGACCAGAGCCTGTGGCCGGGCCAGTTCGTCGGCACGCGCATCACGGTGCGCACGCTCAACGGCGTCACCGTGGTGCCGGCCGCGGCGCTGATGATGCTGTCCGAGGGAACTTCGCTCTATGTGGTCGACGAGGGCAAGACCGCCACGCGCCGCAAGGTGAAGACGCTGCACACCTTCGGCACCAAGGTCGCGGTCAGCGGCGTGGAGCCGGGCGAGCAGGTGGTGATCGAGGGCAGCCAGAACGTGCGCCCGGGCGGCAAGGTCCGCGTTGACGTCAAGGCGCCGGGTACGCCCGCCGAGCCTGCAGCGCCCGCCAACGGCACCACCGGCGTCACGCCGGGCAGCGCGGCCTCTTCGGACGGCGCCGACATCAAGCCGCCGAAGCAGGAACGCGCATGA